In Palaemon carinicauda isolate YSFRI2023 chromosome 18, ASM3689809v2, whole genome shotgun sequence, a genomic segment contains:
- the LOC137657234 gene encoding uncharacterized protein translates to MVAAISISQTRMVAAISISQKRMVTATIISQTRMVAAISISQTRMVAATSISQTRLVAATSISQTKMVAAMGISQSRVFAATSISQTRMAAATSISQTRMVAATSISQTRMVAAISISQKRMVTATIISQTRMVAAISISQTRMVAAISISQKRMVTATIISQTRMVAAISISQTRMVAGTSISQTRMVAAISISQKRMVTATIISQIEWSQL, encoded by the coding sequence ATGGTCGCAGCTATAAGTATATCCCAAACAAGAATGGTCGCAGCTATAAGTATATCGCAAAAAAGAATGGTCACAGCTACTATTATATCCCAAACTAGAATGGTTGCAGCTATAAGTATATCCCAAACAAGAATGGTCGCAGCTACAAGTATATCCCAAACAAGACTGGTCGCAGCTACAAGTATATCCCAAACAAAAATGGTCGCAGCTATGGGTATATCCCAATCAAGAGTGTTCGCAGCTACAAGTATATCCCAAACAAGAATGGCCGCAGCTACGAGTATATCCCAAACAAGAATGGTCGCAGCTACAAGTATATCCCAAACAAGAATGGTCGCAGCTATAAGTATATCGCAAAAAAGAATGGTCACAGCTACTATTATATCCCAAACTAGAATGGTCGCAGCTATAAGTATATCCCAAACAAGAATGGTCGCAGCTATAAGTATATCGCAAAAAAGAATGGTCACAGCTACTATTATATCCCAAACTAGAATGGTCGCAGCTATAAGTATATCCCAAACAAGAATGGTCGCAGGTACAAGTATATCCCAAACAAGAATGGTAGCAGCTATAAGTATATCGCAAAAAAGAATGGTCACAGCTACTATTATATCCCAAATAGAATGGTCGCAGCTATAA